A single window of Luteitalea sp. DNA harbors:
- a CDS encoding sialidase, with product MVTSQDQTTPARAHHAAIVQSEFIYEHAPFPSAHASTIVETSKGLVAAWFGGSEEGAPDVGIWLSRHDGRAWSPPVEVADGIQPDGTRHPSWNPVLFQPSKGALLLFYKVGPSPEQWWGLVKESKDHGRTWSDAKRLPDGILGPIRAKPIQLADGTILAGSSTEHKGWVVHMEWTKDPLGAWAKSDPVNKAEDWDAIQPTLLDHGQGRIQILCRSKQGVVTQAWSEDEGRSWSPMTKMSLPNPNAGIDGVRLADGRFLLVYNPTRRGRHQLQLAMSRDGRSWTPTVMLENEPGEFSYPAMIQTSDGSVHVTYTWKRERIRHTVLDVSKL from the coding sequence ATGGTCACATCGCAAGATCAGACCACGCCCGCGCGAGCGCACCACGCGGCGATCGTACAGTCGGAATTCATCTACGAGCATGCGCCGTTCCCTTCGGCGCATGCGTCGACTATTGTCGAGACGAGCAAAGGGCTCGTTGCCGCTTGGTTCGGCGGCAGCGAGGAGGGAGCGCCGGACGTCGGTATCTGGCTCTCCCGCCATGATGGGCGCGCATGGTCGCCACCGGTCGAGGTCGCCGACGGTATCCAGCCAGACGGCACGCGTCATCCGTCATGGAATCCGGTGCTCTTCCAGCCGTCCAAGGGCGCCCTATTGCTCTTCTACAAGGTCGGGCCGAGTCCCGAACAATGGTGGGGACTGGTGAAAGAGTCGAAAGACCATGGCCGCACGTGGAGCGACGCGAAGCGGCTGCCAGACGGGATCCTCGGACCCATTCGTGCCAAGCCAATCCAGCTCGCCGACGGGACGATCCTCGCCGGGTCGAGCACCGAGCATAAAGGGTGGGTCGTTCACATGGAGTGGACCAAGGATCCGTTGGGTGCCTGGGCGAAGAGCGATCCGGTCAACAAGGCGGAGGACTGGGACGCCATCCAACCCACCCTCCTGGATCACGGCCAGGGTCGGATACAGATTCTTTGTCGCAGCAAGCAGGGCGTCGTGACGCAGGCATGGTCCGAGGACGAGGGCCGTTCTTGGTCACCGATGACCAAGATGTCGCTGCCGAATCCCAATGCGGGCATCGACGGCGTCCGCCTCGCCGATGGGCGCTTCCTGCTCGTCTACAATCCAACACGTCGCGGCCGCCATCAGTTGCAGCTCGCAATGTCGCGCGACGGACGGTCGTGGACCCCGACCGTCATGCTCGAGAACGAGCCTGGTGAATTCTCGTATCCTGCGATGATCCAGACGAGCGATGGCTCCGTTCATGTTACCTACACATGGAAACGCGAACGGATTCGCCACACAGTGCTGGATGTGTCGAAGTTGTGA
- a CDS encoding sulfatase-like hydrolase/transferase: MRTRGILTIALLLGAHWSAPGPRAAPSERPNIVFFLVDDLGYMDIGANNPQTFYETPHVDRLASEGLRFTTGYAVNPVCSPTRYSLMTGKYPTRVAATNFFTGTREGWFKPAPLSDRMPLGEITLAEALRAVGYRTAFLGKWHLGPTEEYWPENQGFEINIGGHSAGAPSKGYFAPWNNPRLEDGPPNEHLTARLAEEAVGLLEELRDDPFLLYLSFYTVHTPLQAPEALVAKYRRKAAALPPVEEFADEEQVWPVDEPRRVRVAQRHAVYAAMVETMDTAVGRVLAKLDELGLAENTVVVFLSDNGGLSTSEGAPTSNLPLRGGKGWLYEGGIREPWLVTWPGVTKPGSTSDVPVSTVDVYPTLLEIAGATEHGGTVVDGESLVPLLRHRAIDGSASAGALANRPLYWHYPHYGNQGGFPGGAVRVGDWKLIERYEDGRAHLYNLADDIGERHDLAPKEPERVEELRDQLHAWYREVNAMFLQPRQPWRPPAYEE, translated from the coding sequence ATGCGGACACGTGGCATCCTGACCATCGCCCTGCTGCTCGGCGCACATTGGAGCGCTCCAGGGCCCAGAGCTGCGCCGTCCGAGCGGCCGAACATCGTCTTCTTTCTCGTCGACGATCTCGGCTACATGGACATCGGCGCGAACAATCCCCAGACGTTCTACGAGACGCCGCACGTGGACCGGCTGGCTTCCGAAGGGCTACGGTTCACGACCGGGTACGCGGTCAATCCGGTCTGCAGCCCCACACGATACAGCCTCATGACGGGGAAGTACCCGACACGTGTGGCGGCCACCAACTTCTTCACCGGAACCCGCGAAGGATGGTTCAAGCCGGCGCCGCTCAGCGACCGGATGCCGCTGGGGGAGATCACGCTGGCGGAGGCCCTCAGGGCCGTAGGCTACCGGACGGCGTTCCTTGGCAAATGGCACTTGGGACCGACCGAGGAGTACTGGCCAGAGAATCAGGGCTTCGAGATCAACATCGGTGGGCACAGCGCCGGGGCGCCATCCAAGGGCTATTTTGCTCCCTGGAACAATCCTCGCTTGGAGGACGGCCCACCCAATGAGCACCTCACGGCACGGCTCGCCGAGGAAGCGGTGGGGCTCCTAGAAGAGCTCAGAGACGACCCGTTCCTGCTGTATTTGTCGTTCTACACCGTCCACACGCCACTGCAAGCGCCGGAGGCGCTGGTCGCGAAGTACCGGCGCAAGGCGGCCGCACTACCACCCGTGGAGGAGTTCGCAGACGAGGAGCAAGTGTGGCCGGTGGACGAGCCGCGGCGCGTGCGAGTTGCACAACGGCACGCCGTGTACGCGGCCATGGTCGAAACGATGGATACCGCCGTCGGCCGCGTGCTGGCAAAGCTCGATGAGCTCGGCCTGGCCGAGAACACGGTCGTCGTCTTCCTCTCGGACAATGGCGGCCTTTCGACATCGGAAGGTGCCCCTACCTCGAATCTTCCGCTGCGAGGCGGCAAGGGCTGGCTGTACGAAGGGGGCATTCGGGAGCCGTGGCTCGTCACATGGCCAGGCGTCACGAAGCCAGGCAGCACAAGCGATGTGCCGGTGAGCACAGTGGATGTCTATCCGACGCTCCTCGAGATCGCCGGTGCCACAGAGCACGGGGGAACGGTCGTCGACGGAGAAAGCTTGGTCCCGCTGCTGCGGCATCGCGCGATAGATGGAAGCGCGAGTGCGGGAGCCCTCGCCAACCGACCGCTCTACTGGCACTATCCTCATTACGGCAATCAGGGAGGCTTCCCCGGTGGAGCCGTGCGGGTTGGAGACTGGAAGCTGATCGAGCGGTACGAGGATGGCCGCGCTCACCTGTACAACTTGGCGGATGACATCGGGGAGCGCCACGACCTGGCCCCCAAGGAGCCGGAGCGCGTCGAGGAGCTTCGGGACCAGCTGCACGCCTGGTACCGCGAGGTAAACGCGATGTTCTTGCAACCAAGACAGCCCTGGCGACCGCCAGCCTACGAAGAATGA